One Pyxicephalus adspersus chromosome 3, UCB_Pads_2.0, whole genome shotgun sequence genomic window carries:
- the NAT9 gene encoding alpha/beta-tubulin-N-acetyltransferase 9, with translation MRVNEDTVLRGQRVMLVPYEPHHVIRYHEWMKSEELQKLTASEPLTLEQEYDMQHSWREDNDKCTFIILDAVRWDQGCPEDQCMVGDVNLFIVDPENPTLAEIEIMIAEPTCRGKGFGKESVRLMLFYGVSTLGISTFQAKIGQENTKSVQLFNKLHFKEVSFSPVFEEHTLQWKVTDEERQQLLDTVNFTVKSYRNMKVSENQEINNIQ, from the exons ATGCGTGTGAATGAGGACACAGTGCTAAGAGGACAGCGGGTGATGTTAGTACCCTATGAGCCTCATCATGTTATCAG ATACCATGAGTGGATGAAGTCAGAAGAGCTTCAGAAGCTAACAGCTTCGGAGCCCCTGACCCTGGAGCAGGAATATGATATGCAGCACAGTTGGAGGGAGGATAATGATA AGTGTACCTTCATCATACTGGATGCTGTGAGATGGGATCAGGGATGTCCAGAAGACCAGTGCATGGTGGGAGATGTTAATTTGTTCATCGTTGATCCCGAAAACCCAACATTAGCAGAGATTGAAATTATGATCGCAG AGCCCACATGTCGTGGCAAGGGGTTTGGTAAGGAGTCCGTGAGGCTCATGTTATTCTATG GTGTTTCTACTTTGGGTATCTCTACATTCCAAGCAAAAATAGGTCAAGAGAACACAAAAAGTGTTCAACTCTTCAACAAATTGCATTTTAAGGAG gTGTCATTTAGCCCAGTTTTCGAAGAGCATACTTTGCAATGGAAAGTGACAGATGAAGAGAGGCAGCAACTTTTGGACACGGTCAATTTTACAGTGAAATCGTACAGAAATATGAAAGTGTCAGAAAACCAggaaataaataacatacaatag
- the TMEM104 gene encoding transmembrane protein 104 — protein sequence MAGDITETGELYSPFVGLVYMFNLIVGTGALTMPKAFANAGWLVSLILIIFLAFMSYMTTTFVIEAMAAANARLRWKRWEKEEEVDSSENSDNESLPPDGYDSSEVRPILSVQRRGLSDPFEIVERMEMGQMASMFFNKVGVNLFYLCIIIYLYGDLAIYATAVPLSLVQVTCFSGNATCGSGTAEMNDTQACWGKIKRIDAYRIYLAVFTLLLGPFTFFNVQKTKYLQILTSLMRWIAFIIMIVIALVRIGEGQGEGHPPVADISGIRNLFGVCVYSFMCQHSLPSLITPVSRKKHITGLVLLDYILVLSFYSLLCFTAIFCFSSGALMDMYTLNFSGCRSFVPPVIGYFLGLFPVFTISTNFPIIAVTLRNNWKTLFHREGGTYPWLVDRIVFPLITLVPPIIVAFCTNHLEILVSVTGAYAGNGIQYVIPAFLVACSRKDSALVYGPGLSNKHRSPFKQKGWVWFVLLWALSCFIYVTANIILTDVNL from the exons ATGGCGGGTGACATAACCGAAACAGGGGAGCTCTACTCTCCATTT GTTGGGCTTGTGTATATGTTCAATTTAATTGTGGGCACAGGTGCACTGACCATGCCAAAGGCCTTTGCCAATGCCGGCTGGTTGGTCAGTCTCATCCTTATTATCTTCTTGGCATTCATGAG ttaTATGACCACAACATTTGTAATAGAAGCCATGGCTGCAGCCAATGCTCGGTTACGCTGGAAGAGATGGGAGAAAGAGGAG GAAGTGGATTCTTCTGAAAATTCTGATAATGAATCTCTGCCTCCAGATGGGTATGACAGCTCAGAAGTCCGACCCATCCTTTCTGTGC AGCGCCGTGGTTTATCCGACCCTTTTGAAATTGTTGAGAGAATGGAAATGGGTCAGATGGCgtcaatgttttttaataaag TTGGTGTAAACCTCTTTTATTTGTGCATTATCATATACCTTTATGGAGACCTGGCTATATATGCAACAGCTGTACCTCTGTCACTTGTGCAGGTCACATG CTTCTCTGGAAATGCAACTTGTGGATCTGGGACAGCAGAGATGAATGACACACAAGCCTGTTGGGGGAAGATTAAAAGAATTGATGCCTATAGGATCTATTTG gctgtatTCACTCTGCTTCTCGgcccatttaccttttttaatgtgcaaaaaaCAAAGTACCTCCAGATCTTAACTTCTCTAATGAGATGGATTG cGTTCATCATCATGATTGTGATCGCATTGGTCCGTATTGGCGAGGGTCAAGGTGAAGGTCATCCTCCTGTTGCAGATATCTCTGGGATCCGAAACCTGTTTGGCGTTtgtgtttattcatttatgtGCCAGCATTCTCTGCCTTCTCTAATCACACCTGTGTCCAGGAAAAAACACATAACCGGACTCGTCTTGTTGGACTACATACTGGTTCTTTCATTTTATAGCCTGCTTTGCTTCACGGCTATCTTCTGCTTCTCCTCCGGAGCACTCATGGATATGTACACTCTAAACTTCAGCGGGTGTAGGTCTTTCGTGCCTCCAGTGATTGGCTACTTTCTAGGACTTTTCCCCGTATTTACTATCAGCACCAACTTTCCCATCATTGCAGTCACTTTGCGCAATAACTGGAAGACACTCTTTCACCGTGAAGGAGGGACATACCCATGGCTTGTAGATCGTATTGTCTTTCCATTAATCACACTGGTACCCCCCATCATTGTGGCATTCTGTACCAACCACCTTGAAATACTGGTTAGCGTTACAGGTGCATATGCTGGCAATGGTATCCAGTATGTTATCCCAGCTTTCCTTGTGGCCTGCAGCCGTAAAGACTCTGCCCTTGTGTATGGACCAGGACTCTCTAACAAGCACAGGTCCCCTTTTAAACAAAAGGGCTGGGTTTGGTTTGTCCTCCTTTGGGCACtatcatgttttatatatgtaacagCCAACATAATCCTGACTGATGTTAACCTATAG